The following are encoded in a window of Fusarium verticillioides 7600 chromosome 6, whole genome shotgun sequence genomic DNA:
- a CDS encoding 2-methylcitrate dehydratase, whose product MIRWLDFNDCWLAAEWGHPSDNLGAILAVADWINRTNKAGGNLAGGKTFVVKDVLEAMIKAHEIQGCLALLNSYNKVGLDHVVLVKVASTAVVSKMLGLNEKQIADAVTQAWVDGQSLRTYRHTPNTMSRKSWAAGDACQRAVNLALKVLKGEQGVPTVLSAPVWGFYDVLFKGQKFEFQRPYGSYVMENVLFKVSYPAEFHSQTAVEASEKIHHLLKSQGKSAADIKSITCRTHEACIRIIDKQFKPMDNFADRDHCIQYMCATMLVFGRLEATDYVDGGEAATSPLVESLRQKIKCVEDPQYTKDYHDPKLRTISNALTVELNDGTVLDEVAVEAPLGHRLRREEAKPVILEKYKRHLGPHYPEARVKELVELNLDAKKLESTPVDEYVDLYTVESSKFVQ is encoded by the exons ATGATCCGATGGCTCGACTTCAACGACTGCTGGCTCGCTGCTGAGTGGGGTCACCCCTCTGATAACTTGGGTGCTATCCTCGCTGTTGCTGACTGGATCAACCGTACCAACAAGGCTGGTGGTAACCTCGCTGGCGGAAAGACCTTTGTTGTCAAGGATGTCCTCGAGGCCATGATCAAGGCCCATGAGATCCAGGGTTGCTTGGCTCTCCTCAACTCCTACAACAAGGTCGGTCTCGACCacgttgttcttgtcaaggtcgccTCTACCGCCGTTGTCTCCAAGATGCTCGGCCTCAACGAGAAGCAGATTGCCGATGCTGTCACCCAGGCTTGGGTTGATGGCCAGTCTCTGCGAACCTACCGCCACACCCCCAACACCATGTCCCGAAAGTCCTGGGCTGCCGGTGACGCTTGCCAGCGTGCCGTTAATCTGGCTCTCAAGGTTCTGAAGGGTGAGCAGGGCGTTCCTACTGTCCTGTCCGCTCCCGTCTGGGGTTTCTATGATGTCCTCTTCAAGGGCCAGAAGTTCGAGTTCCAGCGCCCCTATGGTAGCTATGTCATGGAGAACGTCCTCTTCAAGGTTTCTTACCCAG CTGAGTTCCACTCTCAGACCGCCGTCGAGGCCTCTGAGAAGATCCACCACCTCCTCAAGTCTCAGGGCAAGTCTGCCGCCGACATCAAGTCTATCACTTGCCGAACCCACGAGGCTTGCATCCGCATCATTGACAAGCAGTTCAAGCCCATGGACAACTTTGCCGACCGTGACCACTGCATCCAGTACATGTGCGCCACCATGCTCGTCTTCGGCCGTCTTGAGGCCACTGACTACgtcgatggtggtgaggcTGCCACCTCTCCTCTGGTCGAGTCTCTCCgccagaagatcaagtgtgTTGAGGATCCTCAGTACACCAAGGACTACCATGACCCCAAGCTCCGAACCATTTCCAACGCTCTCACTGTCGAGCTCAACGACGGCACTGTCCTTGATGAGGTCGCTGTTGAGGCTCCTCTTGGCCACCGTCTCCGCCGCGAGGAGGCCAAGCCCGTCATTCTCGAGAAGTACAAGCGCCACCTTGGCCCTCACTACCCCGAAGCCCGCGTTAAGGAGCTTGTGGAGCTCAACTTggacgccaagaagcttgagtctACCCCTGTTGATGAGTATGTTGATCTATACACTGTTGAGAGCAGCAAGTTTGTGCAATAA
- a CDS encoding 2-methylcitrate dehydratase has product MSAVNRTLRTASKQLRFQSPRGLRVAAPLVARSAFGAARSSLPASHGAAFSTSAARRSGAPNMSSADREYDPEIKDIADYVANKTIDSELAFDTARWILLDTLGCGLEGLRFKECSKLLGPIVPGTVVPNGPKVPGTPFQLDPVNAAFNIGAMIRWLDFNDCWLAAEWGHPSDNLGAILAVADWINRTNKAGGNLAGGKTFVVKDVLEAMIKAHEIQGCLALLNSYNKVGLDHVVLVKVASTAVVSKMLGLNEKQIADAVTQAWVDGQSLRTYRHTPNTMSRKSWAAGDACQRAVNLALKVLKGEQGVPTVLSAPVWGFYDVLFKGQKFEFQRPYGSYVMENVLFKVSYPAEFHSQTAVEASEKIHHLLKSQGKSAADIKSITCRTHEACIRIIDKQFKPMDNFADRDHCIQYMCATMLVFGRLEATDYVDGGEAATSPLVESLRQKIKCVEDPQYTKDYHDPKLRTISNALTVELNDGTVLDEVAVEAPLGHRLRREEAKPVILEKYKRHLGPHYPEARVKELVELNLDAKKLESTPVDEYVDLYTVESSKFVQ; this is encoded by the exons ATGTCTGCCGTTAACCGGACCCTCCGAACGGCCTCCAAGCAGCTGCGCTTCCAGTCTCCCCGGGGTCTTCGTGTCGCCGCCCCTCTCGTGGCCCGCTCGGCGTTCGGCGCCGctcgctcttctcttcccgcTTCTCACGGCGCCGCCTTTTCAACTTCTGCTGCCAGACGATCAGGAGCTCCCAACATGTCTTCCGCCGACCGTGAATACGATcctgagatcaaggacattgCTGACTATGtcgccaacaagaccatTGACTCTGAGCTTGCT TTCGACACTGCTCGATGGATCCTTCTCGACACCCTCGGTTGCGGTCTCGAGGGTTTGAGGTTCAAGGAGTGCTCTAAGCTCCTTGGACCCATTGTCCCTGGCACTGTTGTCCCTAACGGCCCCAAGGTCCCTGGCACTCCCTTCCAGCTTGACCCCGTCAACGCCGCTTTCAACATTGGTGCTATGATCCGATGGCTCGACTTCAACGACTGCTGGCTCGCTGCTGAGTGGGGTCACCCCTCTGATAACTTGGGTGCTATCCTCGCTGTTGCTGACTGGATCAACCGTACCAACAAGGCTGGTGGTAACCTCGCTGGCGGAAAGACCTTTGTTGTCAAGGATGTCCTCGAGGCCATGATCAAGGCCCATGAGATCCAGGGTTGCTTGGCTCTCCTCAACTCCTACAACAAGGTCGGTCTCGACCacgttgttcttgtcaaggtcgccTCTACCGCCGTTGTCTCCAAGATGCTCGGCCTCAACGAGAAGCAGATTGCCGATGCTGTCACCCAGGCTTGGGTTGATGGCCAGTCTCTGCGAACCTACCGCCACACCCCCAACACCATGTCCCGAAAGTCCTGGGCTGCCGGTGACGCTTGCCAGCGTGCCGTTAATCTGGCTCTCAAGGTTCTGAAGGGTGAGCAGGGCGTTCCTACTGTCCTGTCCGCTCCCGTCTGGGGTTTCTATGATGTCCTCTTCAAGGGCCAGAAGTTCGAGTTCCAGCGCCCCTATGGTAGCTATGTCATGGAGAACGTCCTCTTCAAGGTTTCTTACCCAG CTGAGTTCCACTCTCAGACCGCCGTCGAGGCCTCTGAGAAGATCCACCACCTCCTCAAGTCTCAGGGCAAGTCTGCCGCCGACATCAAGTCTATCACTTGCCGAACCCACGAGGCTTGCATCCGCATCATTGACAAGCAGTTCAAGCCCATGGACAACTTTGCCGACCGTGACCACTGCATCCAGTACATGTGCGCCACCATGCTCGTCTTCGGCCGTCTTGAGGCCACTGACTACgtcgatggtggtgaggcTGCCACCTCTCCTCTGGTCGAGTCTCTCCgccagaagatcaagtgtgTTGAGGATCCTCAGTACACCAAGGACTACCATGACCCCAAGCTCCGAACCATTTCCAACGCTCTCACTGTCGAGCTCAACGACGGCACTGTCCTTGATGAGGTCGCTGTTGAGGCTCCTCTTGGCCACCGTCTCCGCCGCGAGGAGGCCAAGCCCGTCATTCTCGAGAAGTACAAGCGCCACCTTGGCCCTCACTACCCCGAAGCCCGCGTTAAGGAGCTTGTGGAGCTCAACTTggacgccaagaagcttgagtctACCCCTGTTGATGAGTATGTTGATCTATACACTGTTGAGAGCAGCAAGTTTGTGCAATAA